The proteins below are encoded in one region of Telopea speciosissima isolate NSW1024214 ecotype Mountain lineage chromosome 10, Tspe_v1, whole genome shotgun sequence:
- the LOC122642741 gene encoding thioredoxin H2-like translates to MVRSTSTDGSSQPSCIISFHSMARWKAHFDAYSASSNLLVIDFSATWCGPCKLIEPAIVEMANKYTDELVDVAQEFGVQAMPTFILIKEGKEVDKVVGAKKDELEKKIIKHRPSALTSTI, encoded by the exons ATGGTGCGGAGCACTTCCACCGATGGCTCGTCGCAGCCGTCTTGCATTATTTCATTCCATTCCATGGCACGATGGAAGGCTCACTTTGATGCTTACAGTGCTTCCTCCAATCTG CTGGTGATTGATTTCTCGGCAACATGGTGTGGCCCCTGCAAATTAATCGAACCAGCGATCGTTGAGATGGCTAACAAATACACTGATGAATTAGTG GATGTGGCACAGGAATTTGGAGTGCAGGCGATGCCAACCTTCATTCTGattaaagaagggaaagaagtgGACAAGGTTGTAGGTGCCAAAAAGGATGAACTCGAGAAGAAGATCATCAAGCACCGCCCTTCTGCTCTCACCTCCACCATTTGA